From a region of the Prevotella melaninogenica genome:
- a CDS encoding glycoside hydrolase family 13 protein, with translation MNRRQLTNEPNLSLFQKTWKILLFLLLLSSPMTAQNSTAVQKKANNRTATPNVTRIDPTNWFADMQDPTLQLMVYGKDIKFADVTTDYPNVKIDSLVRLDSPNYLLVYLNLKGAKPGEITLTFSNKNGKKTTKKFQLKAREMAGADRKGFDISDVLYMLMPDRFANGNPKNDVIKGMEDQLCDRNEPSLRHGGDLEGLRQHLDYFTDLGVTALWFTPVLENDRPADGGKHSTYHGYATTDYYRVDPRFGTNEEYKALVDECHKKGLKVVMDMIFNHCGDYHPWAKHTRIDENGKTIKDYPSKDWFNRPNYGLQTSYKLTPVLDPYASKVDMKETVDGWFVPSMPDLNQRNPHVIKYLIQNSIWWIETVGIDGIRMDTYPYADRQAMADWMKVLNKEYPNFNTVGETWVTEPAYTAAWQKDSKLSDINSNLKTVMDFAFFDRLSQAKNEETDDWWKGWNRIYNSLCYDYLYTDPSSVMAFIENHDTDRFLGNGKDSTALKQAYALLLTMKRIPQLYYGTEILMNGTKTETDGNVRQDFPGGFPGDKVNKFTHEGRTKAENAMFDWTSRLLHWRQNNDVIINGSQTQFIPQHGVYVLARQHNGKTVLTILNGKIADNQVDVARYAEVIGSHTTATDVLTGATVDLTKNIPLTQRQAMVLSF, from the coding sequence ATGAACCGCAGACAACTAACGAATGAACCTAATCTTTCCCTCTTTCAAAAGACTTGGAAGATTCTTTTATTCTTACTTCTTTTATCATCTCCTATGACCGCTCAGAACAGTACGGCAGTTCAAAAGAAAGCCAATAATCGAACAGCTACACCAAACGTTACCCGCATTGACCCTACCAACTGGTTTGCTGACATGCAGGACCCAACGTTACAGCTGATGGTATATGGCAAGGATATCAAGTTTGCTGACGTCACAACGGACTACCCTAATGTAAAGATTGACTCGCTCGTACGCCTCGATTCACCTAATTATCTCCTTGTTTATCTCAACTTAAAAGGGGCGAAACCAGGTGAGATAACCCTTACCTTCTCTAATAAGAACGGTAAAAAGACAACTAAGAAGTTCCAACTAAAGGCACGTGAGATGGCAGGAGCAGACCGAAAAGGCTTCGACATCTCAGATGTTCTTTATATGCTTATGCCCGACCGTTTCGCTAATGGTAACCCAAAGAACGATGTAATCAAAGGGATGGAAGACCAACTATGCGACCGCAATGAGCCAAGTCTTCGACACGGTGGCGACCTTGAAGGACTTCGCCAACACCTCGATTACTTCACTGACCTTGGTGTTACTGCCCTCTGGTTTACACCAGTATTAGAGAATGACCGCCCTGCCGATGGTGGTAAACACAGTACTTATCACGGCTACGCAACAACCGACTACTATCGTGTTGACCCTCGCTTCGGTACAAATGAGGAGTATAAAGCCCTCGTTGACGAATGTCATAAGAAGGGATTAAAGGTGGTTATGGATATGATTTTCAATCATTGTGGCGACTATCATCCATGGGCTAAGCATACACGCATTGATGAAAACGGCAAGACAATCAAAGACTATCCATCAAAGGATTGGTTTAACAGGCCTAACTATGGGCTGCAAACAAGCTACAAGCTTACTCCTGTCCTCGACCCATACGCCAGCAAAGTGGATATGAAAGAGACTGTTGACGGATGGTTTGTACCCTCTATGCCTGACCTCAACCAGCGCAATCCACACGTTATTAAGTATCTGATTCAGAATTCTATTTGGTGGATTGAAACCGTAGGTATCGATGGAATCCGTATGGATACTTATCCCTACGCAGACCGACAAGCCATGGCTGATTGGATGAAAGTCCTCAACAAGGAATATCCTAACTTCAACACCGTTGGCGAAACATGGGTAACAGAACCTGCTTATACGGCAGCTTGGCAGAAAGACAGCAAACTCTCTGACATTAACAGCAATCTAAAAACGGTGATGGACTTCGCCTTTTTCGATCGTCTTTCGCAGGCAAAGAACGAGGAAACAGATGATTGGTGGAAGGGATGGAACCGCATTTACAACTCTCTTTGCTATGATTACCTCTATACTGACCCATCTTCTGTGATGGCATTCATCGAAAATCACGATACAGACCGCTTCCTTGGCAATGGAAAAGATTCAACGGCTTTGAAGCAGGCGTACGCTCTCTTGCTGACGATGAAGCGTATCCCACAGCTTTATTATGGTACGGAGATTCTGATGAATGGTACGAAAACGGAAACAGATGGCAATGTACGACAAGACTTCCCAGGTGGTTTCCCTGGCGATAAGGTCAACAAGTTCACACATGAAGGCCGTACCAAAGCCGAGAATGCTATGTTTGATTGGACCAGCCGCCTACTCCATTGGCGACAGAACAACGATGTAATCATCAACGGTTCTCAGACACAATTCATTCCTCAGCATGGCGTTTATGTACTTGCTCGTCAACATAATGGCAAGACGGTCCTCACCATCCTCAATGGTAAGATAGCCGACAACCAAGTTGACGTAGCCCGCTATGCCGAAGTAATTGGTTCACACACCACTGCAACCGATGTCCTCACAGGGGCTACTGTAGACCTTACAAAGAACATTCCTTTGACACAACGACAAGCAATGGTGCTCAGTTTCTAA
- a CDS encoding 4-alpha-glucanotransferase, with amino-acid sequence MNIQFHIDYQTYYGQDLVLNIITGQHNGAVEASQYRMRTSDGYHWEVEVKKDAKPGTHIDYFYSILCGDNEQRKEWGVINHRLDIDTERSLNYRVYDHWSDIPENAYLYTSAITDCVAGKKLLKSKLNNYNKAVTLKVRAPQLGATDELYLVGAEPALGAWNVKKALKMVQHNINEWSYTLDATKLVGDQIEVKFFIKSNDSNENLVWEYSDNRTLLLPTMDEGDVVVYELTEAYFPLPAVRVAGTLVPVFSLRSETSFGIGDFGDLKKMVDWISKTHQRALQILPINDTTITHTWTDSYPYSCISIFALHPQYADLTALPALKDKKQSEKFEKLRKELNALPQIDYERVNDAKTEYLRLLFEQEGEKVLESSAFKKFFAETESWLVPYAQYSYMRDKFGTADFSHWPDHKQWDEADRKALSNPKDKAYKEVAFFYYVQFVLSSQLKAVHEYAQAHKIILKGDIPIGVNRYGCDVWTEPRYFNLNGQAGAPPDDFSVNGQNWGFPTYNWDEMIKDGCQWWVNRFQNMAQYFDAYRIDHVLGFFRIWEIPIHSVHGLLGQFAPALGMSREEIEGYGLHWQEELFTEPFIADWVLDRIFREHADEVRQKYVEHVWGDRYKMRPAYDTQRKVEKAFAGKNSDVDIWLRDGLYALISNVLFVRDHKDSNRFHPRICVQFDFIYESLYDSDKAIFNKLYNDYYYRRNNQFWYQEAMKKLPKLVNATRMLVCAEDLGMVPDCVAWVMNELRILSLEIQSMPKDPKVRFGYLSENPYRSVSTISTHDMATLRQWWDEDWERAQDYFNSMLHRGGPAPHPLPGWLARDIVSRHLTSPSMLCILGIQDWMSIDEELRLADPNAERINVPSNPKHYWRYRMHVSIENLMKNASFNEQITDLINQAGR; translated from the coding sequence ATGAATATACAGTTTCACATAGACTACCAGACCTATTACGGACAAGACCTTGTCTTGAATATTATTACAGGTCAACACAATGGGGCTGTAGAGGCCTCACAGTACAGAATGCGCACATCAGACGGCTACCACTGGGAGGTGGAAGTGAAGAAGGATGCAAAGCCAGGAACGCATATCGATTATTTCTACAGCATTCTCTGTGGTGATAACGAACAGCGAAAAGAATGGGGCGTAATCAATCATCGATTAGATATTGATACAGAACGCAGTCTTAATTATCGTGTTTACGACCATTGGAGTGATATTCCTGAGAACGCTTATCTCTATACTTCTGCCATCACCGATTGTGTTGCTGGTAAAAAGTTGCTCAAGAGTAAACTCAATAACTATAATAAAGCTGTCACACTGAAGGTGCGTGCGCCACAGTTAGGTGCTACGGATGAACTTTATCTCGTAGGTGCTGAGCCTGCATTAGGTGCTTGGAACGTGAAGAAGGCACTGAAGATGGTACAGCATAATATCAACGAGTGGAGCTATACCTTAGATGCTACCAAGCTTGTTGGCGACCAGATTGAAGTGAAGTTCTTCATCAAGAGCAATGATAGTAATGAGAATCTTGTTTGGGAATATAGCGACAACCGCACCTTACTACTGCCAACAATGGATGAAGGCGACGTCGTTGTCTATGAGTTGACAGAGGCTTATTTCCCTCTTCCAGCTGTTCGTGTTGCTGGAACATTGGTACCTGTGTTCTCACTTCGTTCGGAGACAAGTTTCGGTATCGGTGACTTTGGCGATTTGAAGAAGATGGTTGACTGGATAAGTAAGACCCACCAGCGTGCGCTGCAGATTCTTCCTATCAACGACACAACGATTACACACACTTGGACAGACTCTTATCCATATAGCTGTATTTCAATCTTTGCCCTCCACCCACAGTATGCTGACCTTACGGCATTACCTGCGTTGAAGGACAAGAAACAGAGTGAGAAGTTCGAGAAACTGCGTAAAGAGCTTAACGCACTGCCACAGATTGACTATGAGCGTGTGAACGATGCGAAGACAGAATACCTCCGTCTGCTCTTTGAACAGGAGGGTGAGAAGGTACTCGAAAGCAGTGCTTTCAAGAAATTCTTTGCTGAGACAGAGAGTTGGCTTGTGCCTTACGCACAGTATTCTTATATGAGAGATAAGTTCGGAACAGCCGACTTCTCTCACTGGCCAGACCATAAGCAATGGGATGAGGCTGACCGCAAGGCATTGTCTAACCCTAAGGACAAGGCTTACAAGGAGGTTGCCTTCTTCTATTACGTACAGTTCGTGCTGAGCAGTCAGCTGAAGGCGGTACACGAATATGCACAGGCTCATAAGATAATTCTTAAGGGTGACATTCCTATTGGTGTCAATCGCTATGGCTGTGACGTTTGGACAGAACCACGTTACTTCAACCTTAACGGTCAGGCAGGTGCTCCACCTGATGACTTCTCAGTGAATGGTCAGAACTGGGGTTTCCCTACTTACAACTGGGACGAGATGATAAAGGACGGTTGTCAGTGGTGGGTAAATCGCTTCCAGAACATGGCGCAGTACTTTGATGCTTATCGTATCGACCACGTACTCGGCTTCTTCCGTATCTGGGAGATTCCTATTCATTCGGTACACGGACTGCTCGGTCAGTTCGCTCCAGCACTCGGTATGAGTCGTGAGGAGATTGAAGGCTACGGTCTGCACTGGCAGGAAGAACTCTTCACTGAGCCATTCATTGCTGATTGGGTACTTGACCGCATCTTCCGTGAGCATGCTGATGAGGTAAGACAGAAGTATGTGGAACACGTATGGGGCGACAGATACAAGATGCGTCCAGCATATGACACACAGCGAAAGGTTGAGAAGGCCTTTGCTGGTAAGAACTCTGATGTTGACATCTGGCTGCGTGACGGACTCTATGCACTGATTAGTAATGTACTTTTCGTTCGTGACCATAAGGATTCAAACCGCTTCCATCCACGTATCTGCGTACAGTTCGACTTCATTTACGAGAGTCTCTACGATAGCGATAAGGCTATATTCAATAAGCTTTACAACGATTACTACTATCGTCGTAACAACCAATTCTGGTATCAGGAAGCTATGAAGAAACTGCCAAAGTTGGTCAATGCGACTCGTATGCTTGTCTGTGCAGAGGACTTGGGAATGGTTCCTGATTGCGTGGCATGGGTGATGAATGAGCTACGCATCCTCAGTCTTGAGATTCAGAGTATGCCAAAAGACCCTAAGGTGCGCTTTGGCTATCTCAGTGAGAACCCTTACCGTAGTGTCAGCACTATCTCTACTCATGACATGGCAACACTGCGTCAGTGGTGGGATGAAGACTGGGAACGTGCGCAGGATTACTTCAATAGCATGTTACATCGTGGTGGTCCAGCACCTCATCCACTGCCAGGTTGGTTGGCAAGAGACATCGTTAGCCGTCACCTTACATCGCCAAGTATGCTCTGCATCCTCGGTATTCAGGATTGGATGAGTATTGATGAGGAATTGCGTTTGGCTGACCCTAATGCCGAGCGTATCAATGTTCCGTCTAATCCAAAGCATTACTGGCGCTACCGTATGCATGTCAGCATTGAAAACTTGATGAAGAATGCGTCTTTCAATGAGCAGATAACAGACCTTATCAATCAGGCGGGTCGATAA
- the pulA gene encoding type I pullulanase, whose product MKLKYNLTASVAAFILSQNVVAQQRFNEMSYSPSETTFRLNAPSKPTLRLYEAGRGGKAYKKVKLTPSGDNTWTATVKGDLKGKFYTFDIGHGETPGVFAKAVGCNGGRGAVVDMKETNPTGWESDRRVPTKSPADLIIYELHHRDFSIDPSSGLMHKGKYLALTEQMAIDHLKKLGINAVHILPSFDFASIDESKPDVPQYNWGYDPLNYNVPEGSYSYDANLPTRRIKEFKQMVQALHKAGIRVILDVVYNHTFDLTNSNFERTYPKAYYRYKADGTPSDGTGCGNETASERPLMREYMLESMKYWVNEYHIDGFRVDLMGVHDIQTMNDIRHELNAIDPEIFVYGEGWSAGTCAYPHEKLAMKAAVPQMPGIAAFSDDIRDALRGPFSDDHKPGMLGGVTGLEESLKAGIAGMIEHPQVDYSKVNYSKKPYALEPTQMISYVSCHDDLCLVDRLKASIPETEYDENELIRLNELAQTAIFTSQGVPFMLSGEEMLRNKKGVHNSYNSPDSINHLDWNNLKTYPQVFNYYSGLISLRKAHPAFRLGKADLVRKHLEFLPVQDCLVAFRLKDHAGGDKWKNIYVILNANKELRTVNIPKGQYTIVCANGEINEAGLGKMEGGEVMVDGQSALILHD is encoded by the coding sequence ATGAAATTAAAATACAACCTTACAGCATCTGTAGCTGCTTTCATACTCTCACAGAACGTTGTTGCACAACAGCGATTCAACGAGATGTCTTATTCTCCAAGTGAGACAACCTTCCGCCTCAACGCTCCTTCTAAGCCAACGCTTCGCCTTTATGAGGCAGGACGAGGTGGAAAAGCCTACAAGAAGGTGAAACTTACACCAAGTGGCGACAACACTTGGACAGCTACGGTGAAGGGAGACCTTAAAGGTAAATTCTATACTTTCGATATCGGACACGGTGAGACACCGGGTGTCTTTGCCAAAGCAGTCGGCTGTAATGGCGGACGTGGTGCCGTTGTGGACATGAAAGAGACCAACCCAACAGGCTGGGAAAGCGATCGTCGCGTACCAACTAAGAGTCCGGCAGACCTCATTATCTATGAGTTGCACCATCGTGACTTCTCTATTGACCCCTCATCGGGCTTGATGCACAAGGGTAAATACCTTGCCTTGACAGAGCAGATGGCTATTGACCACTTGAAGAAGTTGGGTATTAACGCTGTACATATCCTACCATCGTTCGACTTTGCGTCGATAGATGAATCCAAACCGGACGTACCACAGTATAATTGGGGGTATGACCCATTAAACTATAACGTACCAGAAGGTAGCTACTCATACGATGCCAACCTGCCGACACGCCGTATTAAGGAGTTCAAGCAGATGGTACAAGCATTGCACAAGGCGGGTATCAGAGTTATCCTCGACGTTGTTTACAACCATACTTTCGACCTTACAAATAGTAACTTTGAGCGTACTTATCCTAAGGCTTACTACCGATACAAGGCTGATGGTACACCATCTGATGGCACAGGGTGTGGCAATGAGACGGCAAGTGAGCGCCCTTTGATGCGCGAGTATATGTTGGAATCAATGAAGTATTGGGTAAATGAATATCATATTGACGGTTTCCGTGTAGACCTTATGGGTGTGCATGACATTCAAACAATGAATGATATTCGTCATGAACTCAATGCTATCGACCCAGAGATATTTGTCTATGGCGAGGGATGGAGTGCTGGTACATGTGCTTATCCACATGAAAAGTTAGCGATGAAGGCAGCAGTTCCACAGATGCCGGGCATTGCAGCCTTCTCTGATGACATCCGTGATGCCTTGCGTGGCCCCTTCTCTGACGACCATAAGCCCGGTATGCTTGGTGGCGTTACAGGCTTGGAAGAGAGCTTGAAGGCGGGTATTGCGGGTATGATTGAACACCCACAGGTAGACTACTCAAAGGTGAATTATTCTAAAAAACCTTATGCCCTTGAGCCTACTCAGATGATTTCTTATGTCAGTTGTCACGACGATTTGTGTCTTGTTGACCGCCTGAAAGCATCTATTCCAGAGACAGAATACGATGAGAATGAGCTGATTCGTCTGAATGAACTTGCCCAAACAGCTATCTTCACATCACAGGGTGTACCTTTCATGCTCTCTGGTGAGGAGATGCTTCGTAACAAGAAAGGCGTGCATAACTCGTATAATTCACCTGATAGTATCAATCATCTCGACTGGAATAACCTCAAAACTTATCCACAGGTATTCAACTATTACAGTGGACTCATCAGCCTTCGCAAGGCACACCCAGCCTTCCGATTGGGCAAAGCCGACCTCGTTCGCAAGCATCTTGAGTTCCTTCCTGTACAGGATTGTTTGGTTGCTTTCCGTCTAAAAGACCATGCTGGTGGTGATAAGTGGAAGAACATCTACGTCATCCTCAATGCTAACAAGGAACTTCGCACCGTCAACATCCCTAAGGGTCAGTATACGATTGTATGTGCTAATGGTGAGATTAACGAAGCTGGATTAGGCAAGATGGAAGGTGGTGAGGTAATGGTTGATGGCCAGTCAGCCCTTATCTTGCATGATTAA